From Orenia marismortui DSM 5156, one genomic window encodes:
- a CDS encoding TrmB family transcriptional regulator: protein MTELQKFNFTEIEARVYVELVKSPNCNGSQIAKELNLPRTSVYSALDKLYQQGAIFLLPNRTTKVYVARAPKELLKSLKEDMLEAIDYLDIEFQKIDLKEENNNYLNIQGKDNFIEEAKKMLLSAEEEVYINTDYDLSLFKSEFKSLEDEGVRVVLFSFTKLNLDGLDVEFYHHQGEVDCCSGKRLMLVIDQNQVLIGNEDNNGEVLGTFTKNSLMVSIIAEHIHHDIYLLKLKDKYGRDLIDEEVKLNSLFELNSKICN, encoded by the coding sequence ATAACGGAGTTACAGAAATTTAATTTTACTGAGATAGAAGCTAGAGTTTATGTGGAATTAGTTAAAAGCCCTAATTGCAATGGTTCACAGATAGCTAAAGAATTAAATTTACCTAGAACCTCGGTATATTCTGCTTTAGATAAACTCTATCAGCAAGGGGCAATCTTTTTATTACCTAATCGGACTACTAAAGTTTATGTAGCTAGAGCACCTAAAGAACTATTAAAAAGTTTAAAGGAAGATATGCTAGAAGCAATTGATTATCTAGATATAGAATTTCAAAAAATAGATCTAAAAGAAGAGAATAATAATTACTTAAATATTCAAGGAAAAGATAACTTTATTGAAGAGGCAAAGAAGATGTTGCTCTCAGCAGAAGAAGAAGTTTATATAAATACTGATTATGATTTGAGTTTATTTAAAAGTGAATTTAAGTCTTTGGAAGATGAAGGAGTTAGAGTGGTTCTTTTTTCCTTTACAAAGCTTAATCTTGATGGTTTAGATGTAGAATTTTATCATCATCAAGGAGAGGTCGATTGCTGTAGTGGGAAAAGGTTAATGTTGGTTATTGATCAAAATCAGGTTTTGATCGGCAATGAAGATAACAATGGAGAAGTACTAGGAACCTTTACCAAAAATAGTTTAATGGTCTCTATTATTGCTGAACATATTCATCATGATATCTATTTATTAAAGTTAAAAGATAAATATGGTAGAGATTTAATTGATGAAGAGGTCAAATTAAATAGTCTT